In a genomic window of Mucilaginibacter sp. KACC 22063:
- the fusA gene encoding elongation factor G: MSRDLKYTRNIGIAAHIDAGKTTTTERILYYAGVSHKIGEVHEGAATMDWMAQEQERGITITSAATTVFWNYRGNKYQVNVIDTPGHVDFTVEVNRSLRVLDGLVFLFSAVDGVEPQSETNWRLANNYNVPRIGFVNKMDRSGADFLKVVKQVRDMLGSHAVPLQIPIGAEDGFKGVVDLINFRGVVWNEHDKGMTFTEVPIPDDLLDEATEWREKLLEAVAEYDESLMEKFFDDPSSITEREVLDALRQATLAGKIVPMTCGSSFKNKGVQTMLDYVMELLPSPLDSKGVVGTNPDTGEEVMIKPDVKEPFAALAFKIATDPFVGRLCFIRVYSGNLEAGSYVHNMRSDNKERISRIFQMHANKQNPIPNVGAGDIAAVVGFKDIKTGDTLCDEKNKVVLESMVFPDPVIGLAIEPKTQADVDKLGLALGKLAEEDPTFRVNSDEETGQTVISGMGELHLDIIMDRLKREFKVEVNQGAPQVAYKESITGTTQHRETYKKQTGGRGKFADIQVVLSPADEGKEGLQFVNEITGGSIPREFIPSVEKGFNASMSNGVLAGFPLTNLKVRLIDGSFHAVDSDALSFEIAAKSAYREALPKCKPVLLEPIMKIEILTPEENMGDVIGDLNRRRGQLQGMDTRNGSQVIKAMVPLSEMFGYVTQLRTITSGRATSTMEFDHYEEAPRNVQEEVVAKSKGRVKGAIA; this comes from the coding sequence ATGTCAAGAGATCTTAAATATACAAGAAACATTGGTATTGCCGCTCACATTGATGCGGGTAAAACCACCACCACCGAGCGTATCCTGTACTATGCGGGTGTAAGCCACAAAATTGGTGAGGTACACGAAGGTGCTGCTACTATGGACTGGATGGCTCAGGAGCAGGAGCGTGGTATTACCATCACTTCGGCTGCTACCACCGTATTCTGGAACTACCGTGGCAACAAATACCAGGTAAACGTTATCGATACTCCGGGACACGTGGATTTTACCGTAGAGGTAAACCGCTCACTGCGTGTATTGGACGGCTTGGTGTTCCTGTTTTCGGCAGTTGACGGTGTTGAGCCTCAATCTGAGACTAACTGGCGCTTAGCTAACAACTACAACGTACCACGTATCGGTTTCGTTAATAAAATGGACCGTTCTGGTGCCGACTTCTTAAAAGTTGTTAAGCAGGTACGTGATATGCTGGGCAGCCACGCTGTGCCATTGCAGATCCCTATCGGTGCTGAAGACGGCTTTAAAGGTGTGGTTGACTTAATCAACTTCCGTGGTGTGGTTTGGAATGAGCATGATAAAGGTATGACCTTTACTGAAGTGCCAATCCCTGACGATTTGTTAGATGAAGCTACCGAGTGGAGAGAAAAATTATTAGAAGCAGTTGCTGAGTATGATGAGTCATTAATGGAGAAATTCTTTGATGATCCTTCAAGCATCACCGAGCGCGAAGTATTGGACGCTTTACGTCAGGCTACCCTGGCTGGTAAAATCGTACCAATGACCTGCGGTTCTTCATTCAAAAATAAAGGTGTACAAACCATGCTTGACTATGTAATGGAGTTATTGCCTTCACCACTTGATTCAAAAGGTGTTGTTGGTACTAACCCTGATACTGGTGAAGAAGTGATGATTAAACCGGATGTTAAAGAGCCATTTGCAGCTTTAGCATTTAAAATTGCAACCGACCCATTCGTAGGCCGTTTGTGCTTTATCCGCGTTTACTCTGGTAATCTTGAAGCTGGTTCATACGTGCACAACATGCGTTCTGACAACAAAGAGCGTATCTCACGTATCTTCCAGATGCACGCTAACAAGCAAAACCCTATTCCTAACGTAGGTGCTGGTGATATTGCTGCGGTAGTAGGCTTTAAAGATATCAAAACAGGTGATACCCTTTGCGATGAGAAAAACAAAGTGGTATTGGAATCAATGGTATTCCCTGACCCGGTTATCGGTTTAGCTATTGAGCCAAAAACTCAGGCTGACGTTGATAAATTAGGTTTAGCGCTTGGTAAATTAGCAGAAGAGGATCCAACCTTCCGCGTAAACTCTGACGAAGAAACCGGCCAGACTGTAATTTCAGGTATGGGCGAGCTTCACCTTGATATCATCATGGACCGTCTGAAACGTGAGTTTAAAGTTGAGGTTAACCAGGGTGCGCCACAAGTTGCTTACAAAGAGTCAATCACCGGTACTACTCAGCACCGTGAAACTTACAAGAAACAAACTGGTGGTCGTGGTAAATTCGCTGATATCCAGGTTGTACTTTCACCTGCCGACGAAGGTAAAGAAGGCTTACAGTTTGTGAACGAAATCACTGGTGGTTCTATCCCTCGTGAGTTTATTCCATCTGTTGAAAAAGGCTTTAATGCTTCCATGTCAAACGGTGTATTAGCAGGCTTCCCGTTAACTAACCTTAAAGTTAGATTAATTGACGGTTCGTTCCACGCAGTCGATTCAGACGCATTATCTTTCGAGATTGCTGCTAAATCTGCTTACCGTGAGGCGTTACCAAAATGTAAGCCGGTATTGCTTGAGCCAATCATGAAAATCGAGATCTTAACCCCTGAAGAAAACATGGGTGACGTTATCGGTGACTTGAACCGTCGTCGTGGCCAGCTGCAAGGTATGGACACCCGTAATGGTTCACAGGTGATCAAAGCAATGGTGCCACTTTCTGAAATGTTTGGTTATGTAACTCAATTACGTACCATTACTTCAGGCCGTGCAACTTCAACTATGGAGTTTGACCATTACGAAGAAGCTCCACGTAACGTACAAGAAGAAGTGGTTGCTAAATCTAAAGGCCGCGTTAAAGGCGCTATCGCTTAA
- a CDS encoding sensor histidine kinase, with the protein MAPDVLFKPQVHCGPVCRPDTVLMHQQQRAGLTTQATEFFSKLFDTSDWPPRWHCGTWSDFHGWLYIISDLLIWASYFLIPVLLIRMVTGRKDMPFPKIVWLFGAFIILCGTTHLVDAIIFWWPAYRLSALIRLLTAIISVFSVYALYRILPMVFSLRTVKDLEHEINERRIVEEKLAASEFLLSEAGRVSKAGGWEFDRRTRQLTWLKTVYDIFELPYNTDLNDIDVASFFNEPYKQQLLTATHEAVKQKRRLDLELLLTTAQNNPIWVRIIGEAVLDDHANVIKLRGVLIDINKYKLNELALNQSLALLSQQNQQLKNFTHILSHNIRNHASNMSLLCSFIEEPVGSDNNAEIFDKMSNVSSALNNTLDDLSTALKIREGGVHSEELSFTEITNDVLNVMNMDLETNKAMISTDFQVDKVNFPGIYLESIIMNLVSNSIKYRKPDQLPVIKLSTYKNTANDTVLECSDNGIGIDLHLHGQKIFGLYKTFHKHKDAHGIGLFLVKNQIESQGGFIEVESTPGNGTTFKITFND; encoded by the coding sequence TTGGCTCCTGACGTTCTTTTTAAACCGCAAGTACACTGCGGACCTGTTTGCAGGCCCGATACTGTATTAATGCATCAACAACAACGCGCCGGCTTAACTACCCAGGCTACTGAATTCTTCTCAAAACTATTTGATACCAGCGACTGGCCTCCGCGCTGGCATTGCGGCACCTGGTCTGATTTTCATGGCTGGTTATATATCATATCCGATCTGCTGATATGGGCATCTTATTTTTTAATACCTGTGTTATTGATACGCATGGTAACAGGCCGCAAAGACATGCCTTTCCCGAAAATCGTGTGGCTGTTCGGCGCTTTCATTATTCTATGCGGTACAACCCATCTTGTTGATGCCATTATTTTTTGGTGGCCTGCCTACCGTTTAAGCGCATTGATCCGCTTGCTAACGGCCATTATATCTGTATTTAGCGTATATGCTTTGTATCGTATACTGCCAATGGTGTTTTCGTTAAGAACGGTAAAAGATCTGGAGCATGAAATAAACGAACGCCGTATTGTGGAAGAAAAGCTTGCCGCAAGCGAATTTCTGCTTTCTGAAGCCGGCCGCGTTAGTAAAGCAGGCGGCTGGGAGTTTGACCGGCGTACACGACAGCTGACCTGGTTAAAAACTGTTTATGATATTTTTGAACTGCCTTATAATACTGATCTTAACGATATTGATGTTGCATCGTTTTTTAACGAGCCTTACAAACAACAATTACTTACAGCTACACACGAAGCGGTAAAGCAAAAACGCCGCTTAGACCTTGAACTGTTACTTACCACCGCTCAGAACAACCCTATTTGGGTACGTATCATCGGCGAAGCGGTTTTAGATGACCATGCGAACGTAATTAAACTGCGTGGCGTATTAATTGACATCAATAAGTATAAACTAAATGAGCTTGCACTTAACCAGTCGCTGGCATTGCTTAGCCAACAGAACCAGCAGCTCAAAAACTTCACGCATATTTTATCACATAATATACGTAACCATGCAAGTAATATGTCGCTGCTGTGCAGCTTTATAGAAGAACCTGTAGGCAGTGATAACAATGCTGAAATCTTCGATAAGATGAGCAATGTTTCATCTGCGCTAAACAATACGCTCGATGATTTGTCTACAGCATTAAAAATAAGAGAAGGCGGTGTACATTCAGAGGAGTTAAGCTTTACAGAGATAACCAATGATGTATTAAACGTTATGAATATGGACCTGGAAACTAACAAGGCGATGATAAGTACCGATTTCCAGGTCGACAAGGTTAATTTTCCGGGTATCTATCTGGAAAGCATCATTATGAATCTTGTATCAAACAGTATTAAATACCGAAAACCCGATCAACTACCTGTGATAAAGTTAAGTACTTACAAGAATACCGCAAACGATACCGTTTTAGAATGCAGCGACAATGGTATTGGCATTGACCTGCATTTACACGGACAAAAAATATTTGGTTTATATAAAACCTTCCACAAGCATAAAGACGCGCACGGCATAGGCCTTTTTTTAGTGAAGAACCAGATAGAATCTCAGGGAGGATTTATTGAGGTAGAGAGCACACCCGGAAACGGCACAACATTTAAAATAACGTTTAATGATTAA
- the rpsL gene encoding 30S ribosomal protein S12, with protein sequence MPTIQQLVRKGRVALEDKSKSPALDSCPQRRGVCTRVYTTTPKKPNSAMRKVARVRLTNGKEVNAYIPGEGHNLQEHSIVLIRGGRVKDLPGVRYHIIRGALDTSGVNGRNQRRSKYGTKRPKPGQPAAAPAKGKKK encoded by the coding sequence ATGCCTACTATTCAGCAATTAGTTAGAAAAGGTAGAGTAGCTCTGGAGGATAAGAGTAAATCCCCAGCGTTGGACAGCTGTCCACAGCGAAGAGGCGTGTGTACCCGTGTATACACCACTACCCCTAAGAAACCAAACTCAGCAATGCGTAAAGTTGCGCGTGTACGTTTAACCAACGGTAAAGAGGTGAATGCCTACATTCCGGGTGAAGGTCACAACTTACAGGAGCACTCAATTGTGTTGATCCGTGGCGGCAGGGTGAAAGACTTACCAGGTGTACGTTACCACATTATCCGTGGTGCATTAGATACATCAGGTGTTAACGGCCGTAACCAACGTCGTTCTAAATATGGTACTAAACGCCCTAAACCAGGACAGCCAGCAGCTGCACCGGCAAAAGGTAAAAAGAAATAA
- the rpsJ gene encoding 30S ribosomal protein S10, with amino-acid sequence MSQRIRIKLKSYDYNLVDKSAEKIVKTVKPTGAVVSGPLPLPTEKKVFTVLRSPHVNKKAREQFQLCSYKRLLDIYSSNSKTVDALMKLELPSGVEVEIKV; translated from the coding sequence ATGAGCCAAAGAATCAGAATTAAACTGAAATCTTACGACTACAACTTGGTTGACAAATCAGCTGAAAAGATCGTTAAGACTGTAAAGCCAACCGGCGCTGTAGTTAGCGGACCGCTTCCTTTACCAACCGAGAAAAAAGTGTTTACTGTATTACGTTCACCACACGTAAACAAAAAAGCACGTGAGCAGTTCCAACTGTGCAGCTACAAACGTTTGTTAGACATCTATAGCTCTAACTCTAAAACTGTAGACGCGCTGATGAAACTTGAGCTGCCAAGCGGTGTTGAAGTTGAGATCAAAGTGTGA
- a CDS encoding EVE domain-containing protein, whose amino-acid sequence MPARAFLFGWNPVKWPWEDLDLDIQKLSTEGTLKEDWSAASHKAIKPGDRAFIVRLGAEPRGIFASGTITSNPYPAYRNGRHYYRVKIDLDVLLNPDKERILTFDILKIGNLAAQTWAPQASGISIRPELVDELENLWLDFLETKDQHDDF is encoded by the coding sequence ATGCCAGCAAGAGCTTTCTTATTTGGGTGGAACCCCGTTAAATGGCCGTGGGAGGATCTCGATCTGGATATTCAGAAATTATCAACAGAAGGTACACTTAAAGAAGATTGGAGCGCAGCAAGCCACAAGGCAATAAAACCTGGAGACAGGGCTTTTATTGTGAGGCTTGGTGCAGAGCCACGCGGCATTTTTGCATCAGGTACAATTACATCTAATCCTTATCCTGCTTACAGGAATGGCAGGCATTATTACCGGGTAAAAATTGACCTGGATGTATTGCTTAATCCAGATAAGGAACGCATCTTAACTTTTGATATTCTTAAGATAGGTAACCTTGCTGCGCAAACATGGGCGCCGCAGGCGTCGGGAATTTCTATCAGACCAGAGCTTGTTGACGAACTTGAAAATTTGTGGCTCGATTTTTTGGAAACAAAAGACCAGCATGACGACTTTTAA
- the rpsG gene encoding 30S ribosomal protein S7, which produces MRKSKPKKRILLPDPRFNDVLVTRFVNNMMYDGKKSTAYGIFYNAVDIVEKKTNENGLETWKKALNNVMPAVEVKSRRVGGANFQVPTEVRPERKVALGMKWLISYARRRGEKTMMEKLAGEIISAAKGEGAAVKKKEDTHKMAEANKAFSHFRF; this is translated from the coding sequence ATGAGAAAGTCAAAACCAAAAAAGAGAATCCTTCTGCCTGATCCGCGTTTTAACGACGTATTGGTAACCAGGTTTGTAAATAACATGATGTATGATGGTAAAAAATCTACCGCATACGGCATTTTCTATAACGCAGTTGATATCGTTGAGAAAAAAACCAACGAGAACGGTTTAGAAACATGGAAAAAAGCATTGAACAACGTAATGCCTGCCGTTGAGGTTAAATCTCGCCGTGTAGGTGGTGCTAACTTCCAGGTACCTACCGAAGTTCGTCCGGAGCGTAAAGTAGCTTTAGGTATGAAATGGTTAATCAGCTATGCCCGTCGTCGTGGTGAAAAAACCATGATGGAGAAATTAGCCGGTGAAATCATCTCTGCTGCAAAAGGCGAAGGTGCTGCGGTTAAAAAGAAAGAAGATACGCATAAAATGGCTGAAGCCAACAAAGCGTTCTCACACTTTAGATTCTAA
- a CDS encoding response regulator: MIKVNKLCVIDDDEIYTFTVKRLIKQTGAAEETLFFENGQMAIDHFVNYQHQPDMLPEVILLDLNMPVLDGWQFLDQFTQLVPAFDKSITVYIVSSSIDEADYIRAKAIREVSDFIVKPVNADTLRNLVGRLNAA; encoded by the coding sequence ATGATTAAGGTAAATAAACTTTGTGTAATTGATGACGATGAGATATACACCTTTACCGTTAAGCGTCTAATTAAACAAACAGGTGCAGCCGAAGAAACTCTTTTCTTTGAGAACGGTCAGATGGCTATAGATCATTTCGTGAACTACCAGCACCAACCGGATATGTTACCAGAAGTTATTTTGCTGGATCTTAATATGCCTGTGCTTGATGGCTGGCAGTTTTTAGATCAGTTTACACAACTGGTGCCTGCTTTTGATAAAAGCATTACCGTTTACATCGTAAGCTCGTCTATTGATGAAGCTGATTATATCCGGGCAAAGGCAATCAGAGAGGTTAGTGATTTTATTGTAAAGCCAGTAAACGCAGACACTTTAAGAAACCTGGTCGGCCGTTTGAATGCCGCTTAG
- a CDS encoding ABC transporter permease — protein sequence MLKNYFTIAWRNLLKNKVYSFINILGLALGMAVAILIGLWIWDEISFDHNFKNHDRIGQIMVTQTFDGHTGTQPAMPIPAGQELKNKYGSDFKYVTLTSWNNGFTYAVGDKKVSDHGMWVQPDFPKMLTLKMVKGDINALNDLSSALVSASLIKSLFGDADPMGKTIRVSNKWDMKVAGVYQDMPQNSTFATTKILLPWDKYVTTENWLKNAMINWGDHSFQIFVQLQDHADFAKVTDKIKAIVRPHFKEGNEWVLVHPMNKWHLESNFVDGKLDGGRIQYVWMFGIIGVFVLLLACINFMNLSTARSEKRAKEVGIRKAIGSVRQQLIYQFLSESVLMALIAFALSIVLVLLFLPYFNSLSSKEMSLPWANPLFWLMALVFTVFTGVLSGSYPAFYLSGFNTVKVLKGTFKVGRFAALPRKVLVVIQFTVSVAIIIGTIIVYKQIQFAKNRPVGYTREGLITVDMTTPDLYGHYEAIKNDLIKTGAVENVAESSSPSTGVWSNQIGYEWEGKDPTTNPVFGTIAVTHDFGKTIGWHINNGRDFSRAFKTDSLGMVINQTAAKVIGFKNPVGKTIKFDGKNYTIIGVIDDMIMDSPYTPAIGTIFRLDYNWVNVITLRINPHMPVKDALAKIEPVFKKYNPNSPFDFKFTDTEYGQKFADEIRIGNLATFFAILAIFISSLGLFGLASFVAEQRTKEIGVRKVLGASVYNVWTMLSKDFLALVIISCIIAIPLAWYYLSGWLKGYVYHTEISWWVFILASVGAVAITILTVSFQAIKAALANPIKSLRTE from the coding sequence ATGCTTAAAAATTACTTCACAATAGCCTGGCGCAACCTTTTAAAGAACAAGGTATATTCTTTCATCAATATACTTGGCCTAGCCTTAGGTATGGCTGTAGCCATCTTAATAGGTTTATGGATTTGGGATGAAATTTCCTTTGATCATAATTTCAAAAATCATGATCGCATAGGGCAAATTATGGTAACCCAGACTTTTGATGGGCATACAGGCACGCAGCCGGCAATGCCTATTCCGGCCGGGCAGGAACTAAAAAACAAGTATGGTTCTGACTTTAAGTACGTAACGCTTACATCATGGAATAATGGTTTTACTTATGCAGTGGGTGATAAAAAGGTTTCAGATCACGGTATGTGGGTACAGCCAGACTTCCCCAAAATGTTAACCCTTAAAATGGTTAAAGGTGACATTAATGCCCTGAATGATCTTTCGTCAGCATTGGTAAGTGCATCATTAATTAAGTCACTGTTTGGTGATGCCGACCCAATGGGCAAAACAATAAGGGTCAGTAACAAATGGGATATGAAAGTGGCTGGTGTATACCAGGACATGCCTCAGAACTCCACTTTTGCTACCACCAAGATTTTACTGCCTTGGGATAAGTATGTGACTACCGAAAACTGGTTAAAAAATGCGATGATCAACTGGGGCGATCATAGCTTTCAGATTTTTGTGCAGCTGCAAGATCATGCAGATTTTGCTAAAGTAACTGATAAAATTAAAGCCATTGTACGCCCGCATTTTAAAGAGGGTAATGAATGGGTGCTGGTACATCCAATGAACAAGTGGCACCTGGAAAGTAATTTTGTGGATGGCAAACTGGATGGAGGCCGTATCCAATATGTGTGGATGTTTGGCATCATTGGAGTTTTTGTATTGCTGTTAGCCTGTATCAATTTCATGAACCTGAGTACCGCACGTTCCGAAAAGCGTGCAAAGGAAGTGGGTATTCGCAAAGCAATAGGCTCAGTCAGGCAGCAATTGATCTACCAGTTTTTAAGCGAGTCTGTTTTAATGGCATTAATTGCTTTTGCATTGTCTATTGTGCTGGTGTTATTGTTTCTGCCATACTTCAATAGTTTGTCGAGTAAAGAGATGTCCCTTCCCTGGGCCAATCCTTTATTTTGGTTAATGGCATTGGTATTTACAGTATTTACAGGTGTGCTATCCGGAAGTTATCCTGCCTTTTATTTGTCAGGTTTTAATACAGTAAAAGTTTTAAAAGGGACATTTAAAGTTGGCCGTTTTGCTGCTTTGCCACGCAAGGTTTTAGTAGTTATTCAGTTTACAGTTTCTGTCGCAATCATCATCGGGACAATCATTGTTTACAAGCAAATACAGTTTGCTAAGAACCGGCCGGTAGGTTATACCCGTGAGGGGCTAATAACTGTGGATATGACTACGCCCGACTTATACGGGCATTATGAAGCCATTAAAAATGACCTGATTAAAACGGGAGCTGTAGAAAATGTTGCTGAATCATCAAGCCCTTCAACAGGCGTATGGTCAAATCAAATTGGTTATGAATGGGAGGGTAAAGATCCAACCACAAACCCGGTATTCGGTACAATTGCCGTAACACATGATTTTGGTAAAACCATTGGCTGGCATATTAACAACGGCCGGGATTTTTCGAGGGCTTTTAAAACGGATAGCCTTGGTATGGTTATCAACCAGACTGCCGCAAAAGTTATCGGTTTTAAAAACCCGGTAGGTAAAACCATTAAGTTCGATGGTAAAAACTACACCATTATTGGTGTAATTGATGACATGATTATGGATTCGCCTTATACACCGGCAATAGGGACAATCTTCAGGCTTGATTATAATTGGGTAAACGTAATAACACTACGTATCAATCCGCACATGCCTGTTAAGGATGCGCTTGCAAAGATAGAACCCGTATTTAAAAAGTATAATCCTAACAGTCCCTTTGATTTTAAATTTACCGATACTGAATACGGACAAAAATTTGCAGACGAGATCAGGATCGGTAATCTTGCCACTTTCTTCGCCATACTGGCCATTTTTATTTCATCGTTAGGATTGTTCGGTTTGGCATCGTTTGTTGCCGAGCAACGTACTAAAGAAATTGGTGTGCGCAAAGTATTAGGTGCTTCTGTTTATAACGTATGGACCATGCTTTCTAAAGACTTTCTGGCTTTGGTAATTATATCATGTATCATCGCTATACCGCTTGCCTGGTATTATCTTTCCGGATGGCTTAAAGGATATGTATACCATACAGAAATATCATGGTGGGTGTTTATTCTGGCAAGCGTCGGGGCTGTTGCTATCACCATACTGACAGTGAGCTTTCAAGCCATAAAAGCTGCATTAGCTAATCCTATAAAAAGCCTGAGAACAGAATAG